A section of the Amycolatopsis sp. AA4 genome encodes:
- a CDS encoding M6 family metalloprotease domain-containing protein, translating to MNVSKRRLRAKIAAGVAGLLAVGMLVGDGVLIDRAAPQAGGQPGAARAASPVPHSAETPRQQEGRPALPEPTAAPGSPELPKPSGRRDTATRHGTAAAGADGAADFAGLDDRPSPAEQVRRQAAADNMERELSAVADNPGGHRSGPAAASGSADPAPGTAESLKTVGTHKVFVLAVEFGDDTTPAIGGPAGPVHNQIPRPDPKKDNSTYWVPDFDQQHYRDLFFGDGAPSFKDFYRQQSQGRFDVTGSVTEWVKLPHSEAYYNQVDDEKLDKLVADGMNGWIANRKAAQWSDAQIKAELATFDTWDRASRQDKPDGQIDHLTIIHAGIGADATGVKRNQKDDPRLRNNIWSHSRDTAVPVDVGGTGISVSHYTIEPENAGVGVIAHEFGHDLGLPDLYDTVGETHNTAGFWSIMDKGSWLSDSDTAIGTAPSGFGPWEKLMLGWVDYTAVRYGEGGDVALDASDAKQSDNAQALVVILPKGPDGKGRYYLAENRRYTGYNADLRRAYFFSDPAGSSVVQRYGYQPGMLLWYWNRSYTDNKMADHPGAGQVIPIDAHPDQISSDDGRAAPVAVQMYDAAFTLTPTPALDLRWSNRNEDNIKYQARISVPSAPAQPAFDDRLWAAKKLPGTAVAVPDTGTSVTLAGEARDGGTVTVRLAFAKPSAQ from the coding sequence ATGAATGTGAGCAAGAGACGGCTTCGGGCCAAGATCGCCGCTGGGGTAGCGGGGCTGCTGGCAGTCGGGATGCTGGTCGGCGACGGGGTTCTGATCGATCGGGCCGCACCCCAGGCCGGCGGGCAGCCAGGTGCGGCCCGTGCCGCCAGCCCGGTGCCGCACAGTGCGGAAACGCCGCGGCAGCAGGAGGGCCGGCCGGCGCTGCCGGAACCGACTGCCGCGCCGGGGAGTCCTGAGCTTCCGAAACCGTCCGGGAGGCGCGATACGGCGACGAGGCACGGGACGGCCGCGGCGGGGGCGGACGGCGCGGCGGACTTTGCCGGGTTGGACGACCGGCCCTCGCCTGCCGAGCAGGTGCGCCGGCAGGCGGCCGCGGACAACATGGAGCGCGAGCTGTCGGCGGTTGCCGACAATCCCGGGGGGCATCGGTCCGGTCCGGCCGCGGCGTCCGGCTCGGCGGACCCGGCGCCCGGCACGGCGGAGTCGTTGAAGACGGTCGGGACGCACAAGGTGTTCGTGCTGGCCGTCGAGTTCGGCGACGACACGACCCCCGCCATCGGCGGGCCGGCCGGCCCGGTGCACAACCAGATCCCCCGCCCGGACCCGAAGAAGGACAACTCGACGTACTGGGTCCCGGACTTCGACCAGCAGCACTACCGGGACCTGTTCTTCGGCGACGGGGCTCCCTCCTTCAAGGACTTCTACCGGCAGCAGTCACAGGGCCGCTTCGACGTGACCGGTTCGGTGACCGAGTGGGTCAAGCTTCCGCACAGCGAGGCCTACTACAACCAGGTCGACGACGAAAAGCTGGACAAGCTCGTCGCCGACGGCATGAACGGATGGATCGCCAACCGCAAGGCCGCCCAGTGGTCCGACGCCCAGATCAAAGCCGAACTGGCCACGTTCGACACGTGGGACCGCGCCTCCCGCCAGGACAAGCCGGACGGCCAGATCGACCACCTGACGATCATCCACGCTGGGATCGGAGCCGATGCGACCGGAGTCAAACGCAATCAGAAGGACGACCCCCGGCTCCGCAACAACATCTGGTCGCACAGCCGGGATACGGCGGTTCCGGTGGACGTCGGCGGCACCGGGATCAGCGTATCCCACTACACCATCGAGCCGGAGAACGCCGGGGTCGGCGTCATCGCGCACGAATTCGGCCACGACCTCGGCCTGCCCGACCTCTACGACACCGTCGGTGAGACCCACAACACCGCGGGCTTCTGGTCCATCATGGACAAGGGGTCGTGGCTGTCGGATTCGGACACCGCCATCGGCACGGCGCCGTCCGGATTCGGGCCGTGGGAGAAGCTCATGCTCGGCTGGGTGGACTACACGGCCGTCCGCTACGGGGAGGGAGGCGATGTCGCCCTGGACGCATCCGACGCGAAGCAGAGCGACAACGCGCAGGCGCTGGTGGTCATCCTGCCCAAGGGCCCGGACGGCAAGGGCCGCTACTACCTGGCGGAGAACCGGCGTTACACCGGATACAACGCCGACCTGCGCAGAGCGTACTTCTTCAGCGATCCCGCCGGCTCCTCCGTCGTGCAGCGCTACGGCTACCAGCCGGGGATGCTGCTGTGGTACTGGAACCGGTCCTACACCGACAACAAGATGGCTGATCATCCCGGGGCCGGTCAGGTGATCCCCATCGACGCCCACCCCGACCAGATCTCGTCCGACGACGGCCGTGCGGCCCCCGTCGCCGTGCAGATGTACGACGCGGCCTTCACGCTGACCCCGACCCCCGCGCTGGATCTGCGGTGGTCGAACCGGAACGAGGACAACATCAAGTACCAGGCCAGGATCTCCGTGCCGTCGGCTCCCGCGCAACCGGCCTTCGACGATCGCCTCTGGGCAGCGAAGAAGCTGCCGGGAACCGCGGTGGCGGTGCCGGACACCGGCACGAGCGTCACGCTG